A genomic region of Xiphophorus couchianus chromosome 18, X_couchianus-1.0, whole genome shotgun sequence contains the following coding sequences:
- the mlf1 gene encoding myeloid leukemia factor 1 isoform X3 gives MGETVAATWPNIQGPLLIEETSVGRPVSCPVLSPEEALCLLKIRLQKLATSTVTDTPLAEDMMQNHFSMFDNVMSNMRKSMEEMNRDFDVSPDANAHSYRSSSVMSYSKVGDEPPKVFQATTSTRCAPGGIKETRQAFKDSDSGLEKMKIGHQIKDRRHVVEKRHNKQTGEEEIKQDFVNMDESEANSFDDEWQRKVSRLLSPDPMPGPTQRQLGSPEHPRRGHRKKKAGHKGSGNTN, from the exons ATGGGAGAAACCGTGGCCGCGACATGGCCGAACATCCAAGGCCCCCTTTTGATCGAAGAAACGAGCGTCGG TCGTCCTGTAAGCTGTCCAGTGCTTTCTCCTGAGGAAGCGCTGTGTTTACTAAAGATTAGGCTCCAAAAACTGGCCACATCTACTGTAACCGATACTCCACTTGCAGAG GACATGATGCAGAACCATTTCAGCATGTTTGACAACGTGATGTCCAACATGAGAAAAAGCATGGAAGAAATGAACAGAGACTTT gacGTGTCACCAGATGCAAATGCCCACTCATACAGGTCATCATCGGTAATGTCATATTCAAAAGTTGGAGATGAGCCTCCAAAGGTGTTCCAGGCAACTACGTCGACTCGCTGTGCCCCAGGAGGA ATAAAGGAGACACGCCAAGCTTTTAAAGACTCCGACAGCGGTCTGGAGAAGATGAAAATTGGACACCAAATCAAGGACAGACGGCATGTTGTTGAGAAGAGACATAACAAGCAAACTGGAGAGGAAGAGATTAAACAGGATTTCGTGAATATGGATGAAT CTGAAGCAAATTCTTTTGATGATGAATGGCAGCGGAAGGTATCCAGGCTTCTGTCACCAGACCCCATGCCTGGCCCAACACAACGTCAGCTTGGTAGTCCTGAGCATCCCCGTAG aggtcatcGAAAGAAAAAGGCTGGGCATAAAGGCTCAGGCAACACCAACTAG
- the mlf1 gene encoding myeloid leukemia factor 1 isoform X1, which produces MYNNMLEDFDEDPFFSDSFRAHREHMRQMMRSFSEPFGFPFSTSITDGRNRGRDMAEHPRPPFDRRNERRDMSQSLLPFGSTGSTDMMQNHFSMFDNVMSNMRKSMEEMNRDFDVSPDANAHSYRSSSVMSYSKVGDEPPKVFQATTSTRCAPGGIKETRQAFKDSDSGLEKMKIGHQIKDRRHVVEKRHNKQTGEEEIKQDFVNMDESEANSFDDEWQRKVSRLLSPDPMPGPTQRQLGSPEHPRRGHRKKKAGHKGSGNTN; this is translated from the exons GGATTCATTCCGTGCTCATAGAGAGCACATGAGGCAGATGATGCGCAGTTTCTCCGAACCATTTGGTTTCCCCTTTAGCACAAGCATTACAGATGGGAGAAACCGTGGCCGCGACATGGCCGAACATCCAAGGCCCCCTTTTGATCGAAGAAACGAGCGTCGG GATATGAGCCAGTCATTGTTGCCTTTTGGCAGCACTGGCAGCACG GACATGATGCAGAACCATTTCAGCATGTTTGACAACGTGATGTCCAACATGAGAAAAAGCATGGAAGAAATGAACAGAGACTTT gacGTGTCACCAGATGCAAATGCCCACTCATACAGGTCATCATCGGTAATGTCATATTCAAAAGTTGGAGATGAGCCTCCAAAGGTGTTCCAGGCAACTACGTCGACTCGCTGTGCCCCAGGAGGA ATAAAGGAGACACGCCAAGCTTTTAAAGACTCCGACAGCGGTCTGGAGAAGATGAAAATTGGACACCAAATCAAGGACAGACGGCATGTTGTTGAGAAGAGACATAACAAGCAAACTGGAGAGGAAGAGATTAAACAGGATTTCGTGAATATGGATGAAT CTGAAGCAAATTCTTTTGATGATGAATGGCAGCGGAAGGTATCCAGGCTTCTGTCACCAGACCCCATGCCTGGCCCAACACAACGTCAGCTTGGTAGTCCTGAGCATCCCCGTAG aggtcatcGAAAGAAAAAGGCTGGGCATAAAGGCTCAGGCAACACCAACTAG
- the mlf1 gene encoding myeloid leukemia factor 1 isoform X2 has translation MYNNMLEDFDEDPFFSDSFRAHREHMRQMMRSFSEPFGFPFSTSITDGRNRGRDMAEHPRPPFDRRNERRDMMQNHFSMFDNVMSNMRKSMEEMNRDFDVSPDANAHSYRSSSVMSYSKVGDEPPKVFQATTSTRCAPGGIKETRQAFKDSDSGLEKMKIGHQIKDRRHVVEKRHNKQTGEEEIKQDFVNMDESEANSFDDEWQRKVSRLLSPDPMPGPTQRQLGSPEHPRRGHRKKKAGHKGSGNTN, from the exons GGATTCATTCCGTGCTCATAGAGAGCACATGAGGCAGATGATGCGCAGTTTCTCCGAACCATTTGGTTTCCCCTTTAGCACAAGCATTACAGATGGGAGAAACCGTGGCCGCGACATGGCCGAACATCCAAGGCCCCCTTTTGATCGAAGAAACGAGCGTCGG GACATGATGCAGAACCATTTCAGCATGTTTGACAACGTGATGTCCAACATGAGAAAAAGCATGGAAGAAATGAACAGAGACTTT gacGTGTCACCAGATGCAAATGCCCACTCATACAGGTCATCATCGGTAATGTCATATTCAAAAGTTGGAGATGAGCCTCCAAAGGTGTTCCAGGCAACTACGTCGACTCGCTGTGCCCCAGGAGGA ATAAAGGAGACACGCCAAGCTTTTAAAGACTCCGACAGCGGTCTGGAGAAGATGAAAATTGGACACCAAATCAAGGACAGACGGCATGTTGTTGAGAAGAGACATAACAAGCAAACTGGAGAGGAAGAGATTAAACAGGATTTCGTGAATATGGATGAAT CTGAAGCAAATTCTTTTGATGATGAATGGCAGCGGAAGGTATCCAGGCTTCTGTCACCAGACCCCATGCCTGGCCCAACACAACGTCAGCTTGGTAGTCCTGAGCATCCCCGTAG aggtcatcGAAAGAAAAAGGCTGGGCATAAAGGCTCAGGCAACACCAACTAG
- the med29 gene encoding mediator of RNA polymerase II transcription subunit 29, with protein MASQQQQQAVGQISQAGLQQTASMQQQQQQQQQQQQQQLSQQQDFDPVHRFKMLIPQLKESLQNLMKVAALNLAHNTSIDNGVKSSDTSVQRFDKSLEEFYALCDQVELCLRLAYECLSQSIDSAKHSPNLVPTATKPDTVQTESMSYAQYLSMIKSQISCAKDIHNALLECAKKIAGKGQPQGIM; from the exons ATGGcgtcccagcagcagcagcaagctGTTGGTCAAATTTCTCAAGCCGGCTTACAACAAACTGCATCaatgcagcagcaacaacaacaacagcagcagcagcagcagcaacagctcAGTCAACAGCAAGACTTTGATCCAGTTCATCGATTTAAGATGCTTATTCCGCAGCTGAAGGAGAGTTTACAG aatCTAATGAAGGTTGCAGCATTGAATTTGGCTCACAACACTTCAATCGACAACGGCGT TAAAAGCAGCGACACTTCTGTTCAGCGTTTTGATAAAAGCTTAGAGGAGTTTTATGCCCTCTGTGATCAAGTGGAACTGTGTTTG CGCCTGGCATACGAGTGCCTCTCTCAGAGCATCGACAGCGCCAAGCATTCCCCCAATTTGGTCCCTACAGCCACAAAGCCGGACACGGTGCAGACGGAGTCCATGTCCTACGCTCAGTACCTCAGCATGATCAAGTCTCAGATCTCCTGTGCCAAAGATATCCACAATGCTTTGCTGGAGTGCGCTAAGAAGATCGCGGGAAAGGGACAGCCTCAAGGCATCATGTAG